The sequence tgcacattgctCTTGGGAGCAGGACTGTGGTCCCACCATTCCCAGATTTTCAATCGCATATCTGATTTGTGCAGACACACAAACCCCGAATACCAATTTTGCATTAAAGTTTGCCTTCAATTTTCGTGGTAATGCCATTTTTCGAAGGTGAGCACAACTACTagagaatattcaaataccCGCCACAAATATATGAAAGTAATCGTAAAAGCAAACGATATCGTCAGTTTACACAGTATAAGTAACCTGGGAGTGAAATATTGATGTTTAGAAAGGAATCAGGCCGAGTTTATTTGCAGAAACAATTCACAATACACGGACACACAACACGGGGTTGGGTAACCAACGTGCCTGCAAATCTGTGAGACTTCCAAGGTCATAGGCTGCAATGAATTCGTTTTCCCCAGATTTCCAAACTGTCACATTTTTGGGACTTTGGTGGCCACTTGTTGAGTAGTACACATCAAGGGTTCTTCTGTCACTCTCCGGTAAGGCTTCACGGTAAAAGATTCTCATACAACGCTGCTTGCTGTCACTTCCTACCAGGCTCATATTTCCGAAAGGATTGCTCCCAACTGGAGACAAATCGAGTGACACGACAATGTTAGCCGCCAGCATAAATGATTAACATGAATTGGATGGGGAGGGGGCGTCAGACTGTGAATGTGTTTTCACCATTAAAACGTTTTAGACCAAGAATGTGGGGGATTTACACGGGGATTGCTCGTCAAAAAAGCAAAGCATAAAATAGCAACTAAAATGACTTCCAGAACAAAAGAATAATATCTTAATATATGTAATTATTacattgtacttgaagtaattgtgatatatatatatatatatatattatatatatatatatatatatatatatatatatatcacatatatcACATATcacaattacttcaagtacaatgtaataatacatgtatatatacacacacacacttacacacatacatacatatatatatatatatgttatatatatatatatataatatatatatatatatatataatatatatatatatatatatatatatatatatatatacatacagatgtcctcgagcgAAATTACAGAGCCcgatgctaaaagcagagcgttacaAATAAagcaaattatttcaagtacaaaataatatcTTTGCTTGCGTtttatgcatcctgcaatcttctgacaaaaacacacattcacatacaaacgcacacatagatagatagatagatagatagatagatagatagatagatagatagatagatagatagatagatagatagatagatagatggatggatagatggatggatagatggatagatagatagatagatagatagatagatagatagatagatagatagatagatagatagacagacagatagacagacagacagacagacagacagacagacagacagatagatagatagatagatagatagatagatagatagatagatagatagatagatagatagatagatagatagatagatagatagatagatagatagatagatagatagatgcagATGTCCTGATGGGAAATTACATTACTCGATGCTAAGGCTACCTCGATGATGGAAAGGCTATCATTTGACAGTTTGTATCCAGAACCTGACCACAAATCCCATTCGCTTCACGGTTTTTCAAGTCTGCACATTTTGCCAACTATCAGTATGTAGGAAAGTTACTCTCTTACCAAGACCAATGGAAGAATGGTCTACATGTTTTTCCCTATTATGCATACCTCATCCATCACAAATCAGTCCCAAATTGGTCATTCGAGTTACATACCCTGCAAATTCTGTATTCTATATGTGGAAGTAACTTCGCAATGAAAAGGGATAACTAAGGCTGCGCCGTAACAAATTTTCCCAACAGTTGGTTCTCTGAGCGAGACCGGGATATTCAAAAAAACACGGGTCTCAGAAAACTTGACTCTTACTTGATTGTAGTAGCTACGGTGCTTGATTGACGCATAGACCCTATTAAACAGTCTATGATCGTCACTACTAACACCATAGCACGGTTTACAAATCGGTGACGTACCTCTAGTGGACATTGCATAACCTCCAATCTCGTGTGCACGCCTCACTATGGATAAATCTGAAACCAACTCGTACCATTCACCTAGGTTTTTACAAAACTTTCCGGTCACAACAGAACCGAAGGACGCCAGAAGCCTGACAGTCGACTGTGAAAGTCCGCGCTTAGTGTCACATTCACTAGTGACAACTTCCCGGAGATTGCGGTAATCTTGAAGGTCCCATCGAAGTCTGGTCCGTACTGTTGGATTTTACGCCATAGGGAAGCgttgaatatttcataaatcTTTACGTCAGCCTTATTCCATtggtgaattttctgtcgcaGATCTGGATCCAGGGTGGAGTGCTTTTTGCTCACCCTGCGGGCAATATATAGAATGTCCTCCATCTTCCAACACATCAGCCGCTTCAACAAGACAAGGGACTCATCGAAGTATTCTGTAATTATCACGAGGTCTAGTTCCCGTTCGAGCATCGTAAAgtaattttcaacaacatcagGACTGTCATGATATCGGTTTTCTAATCCTAAGTGCCACGCCTGGCTATTCCTTGCCACTCGCCAGTCTCGCATActatttttcattcttttgtgATAATATTCTGGCTTTTTTAAAAACTCTCTCAACACCGAGGGCGCACATGCTGCATTCTTACAATTGACATATTTGCCAAGCTTGAAAAAGTTGAACGCAGATTCAAATTGGGCAGCAGGCTCGCGAACAGGCGCGATTAAAATGGTCCGCGGAGATTTGATACCCTGGTACAGCTGGGCCTCGTCCGAGGCGGTAAAGTGTAGTGTTCCGTTTTCTCTTTGTGTTAGGACACGATGTTTTCTGTTCACCCAAAAGGCGGGCAGTGAAACATTTCCAACAGATCCGTCGACGTGGTAGGTACCAAACGCTCCAGAGTAGCCCTCCCCCTCGTGGTAGACGATCTTCGCCTTGAACTGAACTTTGTGTTTCGTGGCAATTCGATTGAGCAGAGTGTCCACAGTTGTGCTGCCTGTTTTGCGGTTGAATATGTTTGCAATGTCGTACAGGGGGGCGCAATTCCTATCGTATGCGGTCATATCAGTGAGCCACGAGGGTCGAGAGTCCATTTTTTCCTTTTCCTCGATGACGTCAGAATCGGTGGTTGGGGGCTGGAAGGTGCTCCATGGGACAGTTCTGACTGCTGTCTGTTCGTTCGTATTAACTCTCCTGTAAGCGGGGCTATAAAAAGAAATTTGACACacacaaattacaaacaaacaaatagaatGTTGAAGTAAAATATTGTGATAGACAACTGCGAATTCACCGTAGGGGAGTCGAAAGTGATTTCTGGCAGGAGTTGCAAATGTACATTCTCGGTAATTGTATGACAAGAATTAGGTTTCCGTGTGatgacattaaccctttgagaaccgaaatttttcccaccaaaattttagtgcaacattttaccaattattatgaatttttctgaatttgttttgataatgtTGGAGCACATGCACATTACATTTAATTAgctacattttttatcaaaattttggcaaagctctgaaaaaatttgactggggtaggCCTATATTTTGATAAGgcgaaattgactttggcgctcaaagggttaactctCTTTTGAGCGCCCATAGGAAGAATTTCAGACCTAGTTTAAAGGCCTATTAGCTAGAACTTATGAtgacattttcactttgttttatATACCTATTGCAAGTCTGTTTTACTCAGCGTAGCATGTTGAAACTCCAACTACTgtatttaatttgtcaacacagcgtccaTAGGTGCGAAACGCACCAGTACTGGTATTGTTTACATTcccagtccggaccagaattcacttgtcaacagtaTCAACGTAGcatataaatgtacagactAAGTTTACAACCTCAACACTGTGTATCTTAACACGCTTcgtggagtagaacaagaaactcttGTTAACATCAGAAACACAAATAGTAAAACAATCATCAAAGGTTACAGTTACTGTATAGAGTTGTTGGTTATCGTGAAATAATCATCTAAAAaggtttttgttttgctttttgtcGTTGTTCGTGTTTTCACCTTCTATCGCTCAACATTATGTCAACCTACCTTTGCTTGTGCGCCGGTTCAACATTCACCTCACGGGACCTTAGCGTGTATTGCACAGCCGTCAGGCAAACCAGGGCGACTATCACGAGGTAGAAGTATTTTGACTATGGGAGACAGAAAATACGGAGGCAGGTACGCAGGGTGAGTGTCAATTCTCTGATATCGTAAGATAAGTTACACCTTTCAGTGTGCTGAAATTAACAACGTTCGTGTCAATAATGTGTCAATTATTACAGCGATGACGAAAAAATAGTTTTATTTTCAGGTAACTCTACGTGCTCATGCCTTACCATATGCATGTTGTTGACAGTGGTTGTACTTTGTCTAAGGTTTAACCCTCGTGTCTGCGCGTTGAAGAGCGGAAAGTTGACGCAGCGCGGCGCGCGCGTGTctccaaaactgaaaaaaatcacgTGAGCCTGCTGTTTCGTTGTACGAAGTGGGTTAGTCTTCattgaaaacccaataattggCTTCGACTAAGTGATGGAGTTCATATTACCTATAGAAACATATCGGGAGTGCAAATTTCCAGTATATCAGATCAGcaaattatcatattcaaactCTGTCACTGAAATTGAACTTTTGTAAACGTAGAAAAAGAAACAATTTTCAAACTCAGCCAAAAACAACGAACAGCAAATCGTCGTCAAAGTGTCACGGTAAACTGCGAGCCTTACGAACACCTAAAAAAGAGTTAAGAGAAAAAAACGTGTTTCCAGAATTTATATGTCAACAACTAAGttatattattttacaaaatgcGGCGTTCAGTTgtgccatagaccctcgagaaagtttttctcgagggtctatggttgtgcTGACATggttaatattttgcatttccaATTCAATTCACTTAAAGAGAAGATTGGATAAGAAAACTTACttggatcacaaaacaaaaaataacgaCCATGAGTTACGGCTATATAGCCCTTTTAAATTGCCATAATGCAATCAGCGTGTAAGTGCCACTGGCTACCTGCAGTGCAGTCAGTCCCAAAGGAACAACGATGTATACTTTCACATGGCCCTTGAATGAAATACTTTTGGTGACCTAACGTTATGTCACCGCCTCTCAGTGCTGAATACAAAGTATGTAGATACGGCCTCTCAGTGCTGAATACAAAGTATGTAGATAGTAGGCAAACAAGGGACAGCCGGTGAAATAACATGGCATTGTGTTTTATGTGCgtgcatgatttttattcgACAGGACAATACAAAAAGATAGACAGTGAATCAGATAAGTGCTTTATCAATTGATGGCAAGCttcaaaattttcaccatattaTTCCCTCATGACATCCATACATCCCCAATGCTCATCATAGCTTAACTCGTAGGATGACAGGGTGCATAGACACCAGACTTCTCCTGGCACGAATGGAAATTAAACGTCTCTTGCTTGATCGTAGAGACACAGTCTAACCGGGTAGACCGTGAACATGGTGACAATGCCAGTAATATGATTTCACATACATGCAGCAAGTATAGTATGCGGCCTTAAAATTCAAGGCGCCGAGTTCGGCCGGTTCATCCTAAAATGTAAACATGGCATGCGCGAAGCAAACCTTTAAGTGTACACATGGAGAAGGTCCGGAGAATGAAAATACAAGTGAAACAAAGAGAATGCCACATTAACATCTTTACATAACAATGCGGTCGTCGTCGATTTAGCTTTTTGTTGTCTATCAAATATTTAACTTTTAAGAGAGTAACCAGGCTGAAAAGCGCTTTCGCGATAACATCATACAAACGGTCTTATTTTCTCACCTTTAGCCACGGCATGGTATGGTCCGTCGACTCCGGAGAGTAAACGCGTTACCTAGAAGACGACAGGTATTGATTTACTTGGGTGACATTTATCTTCCTGTAGGTTAACAGGGGAGGAGGTCTGTGCAGAAACAACGGGTATACCACAAAAGACTGTCAATAAAGAGACACACATCTATGGTCGGCAACCCACTAGCTTACTATCTGGTTAGATCCCGTCAGTTGCGCTCAACGGACCGTGGGTGTTGTTCATCGGCGGTAACCACATCACTCCTAAGACTTTCACTCTTCGCCTAATCCTGCTTCGATGGTTTATTCTTCCCTGCTCTTGTTTCGAAAGATATTTTTAAAACCTTGAAAACAGTGCATGCATGGAAGCTGTCTTCAATTCAACCAGAAGACAGAAGATTACGTCAAACGTTCTTACAATGCAGAGGCAGAGGGTGATTGGTCGTACGTAAGCAAAAGGCGGTGACGTCACATACCTATTAGAATCGCCCACTTCTCCAGCAGGTGCCACAAGCCCGTCAACTTTCGACGAAGTCTAAGTTTCTAGATACTGACTACctttttttagtaaaaaatgagAAATCAGTCTCCGTGTGATGCACATATTCATGcaaaatctgtatatttagGTATACAATATTCTTTTACATCGAGTTAATATTTACCTATGAGTCACGGGATAACATTTTACACGAACCTTTACACATTACAATCGGCCAACTTTTCACTGTCtcccatgtaaacgatgcaaatATGCACGTAgtgagggagagagagagagagagagagagagagagagagagagagagagagagagagagacagacagacagacagacagacagacagacagacagacagagttcAAACTCGTCCAAT comes from Ptychodera flava strain L36383 chromosome 8, AS_Pfla_20210202, whole genome shotgun sequence and encodes:
- the LOC139138859 gene encoding galactosylceramide sulfotransferase-like isoform X2 encodes the protein MPWLKSKYFYLVIVALVCLTAVQYTLRSREVNVEPAHKQSPAYRRVNTNEQTAVRTVPWSTFQPPTTDSDVIEEKEKMDSRPSWLTDMTAYDRNCAPLYDIANIFNRKTGSTTVDTLLNRIATKHKVQFKAKIVYHEGEGYSGAFGTYHVDGSVGNVSLPAFWVNRKHRVLTQRENGTLHFTASDEAQLYQGIKSPRTILIAPVREPAAQFESAFNFFKLGKYVNCKNAACAPSVLREFLKKPEYYHKRMKNSMRDWRVARNSQAWHLGLENRYHDSPDVVENYFTMLERELDLVIITEYFDESLVLLKRLMCWKMEDILYIARRVSKKHSTLDPDLRQKIHQWNKADVKIYEIFNASLWRKIQQYGPDFDGTFKITAISGKLSLVNVTLSADFHSRLSGFWRPSVLL
- the LOC139138859 gene encoding galactosylceramide sulfotransferase-like isoform X1, translating into MVVIFCFVIQSKYFYLVIVALVCLTAVQYTLRSREVNVEPAHKQSPAYRRVNTNEQTAVRTVPWSTFQPPTTDSDVIEEKEKMDSRPSWLTDMTAYDRNCAPLYDIANIFNRKTGSTTVDTLLNRIATKHKVQFKAKIVYHEGEGYSGAFGTYHVDGSVGNVSLPAFWVNRKHRVLTQRENGTLHFTASDEAQLYQGIKSPRTILIAPVREPAAQFESAFNFFKLGKYVNCKNAACAPSVLREFLKKPEYYHKRMKNSMRDWRVARNSQAWHLGLENRYHDSPDVVENYFTMLERELDLVIITEYFDESLVLLKRLMCWKMEDILYIARRVSKKHSTLDPDLRQKIHQWNKADVKIYEIFNASLWRKIQQYGPDFDGTFKITAISGKLSLVNVTLSADFHSRLSGFWRPSVLL